Below is a window of Ruegeria sp. THAF33 DNA.
AACATGTCCGTTTCCCTGTTGAACTATGGCGCAATCACGCAAGGCTGGTGGCTTGGCGAAACACCTTTGATATTGGGCTACGAAAACCCGCAGGATTACCTGTCGGACCCGTTTTACCTTGGCGCGATGGTCGGGCGAGTGGCCAACCGCATCGGCGGGGCACAGTTTGCATTGCAGGGGCGCGTTCATCACCTGACAGCAAACGAAGGGCCGACCACGCTGCATGGTGGTCCGAGCGGGCTGTCGCGCAAATACTGGGATATCGTGAAAACCTCTCCAAATCAGGCGGTTCTGTCCTTGACTTCACCTGAAGGTGAAGGCGGTTTTCCCGGTGAAGTCAAATTCGAGGTGCATGTCGAACTGACCTGTCCGCGTCTGATCTACACAATCAGGGCGCGCCCGGATCGCCCGACGCCGATCAGCATCGCGCAGCACAATTATTACACTCTGGGCTGTCCTGAGGATATCCTGGACTGCCGGCTCAGGCTGAGGTCGAACCGGGTGCTGGAGCTGGACGCGCGTTCCGTTCCTTCCGGAGATATCTCAGCCGTCGGCGACAGTGTGCCAGATTTCGCGTTGTCACGCACCGTCGGGGCAAAGGGGCGCGAGCTGGACCATTATTTTGTGTTTGATGACGGTGGAACCCATGATCATGCGGTCGCAGAGGTCAGGGCACCTTCGGGATTGAGGATGAACCTGTATTCAGATCAACCCGGTGCACAGGTCTATGCCGGAGCACATCTGTCAGGCCGATTTAGCCCGTGTGCGGGGCTGTGCATTGAACCGTCAGGATATCCGAACGCCGTGAATGTCCCCGCGTTCCCGACCGTCATCCATACGCCGGACAACCCGTATCAACAAACTCTGACACTTGAGATTTCCGAGGAACGATCATGAGACTTCAGATTGCAGCACATGCCGTAGGCATCTGGATGTCGCTTTCAGTTGCTCAGGCGCAAGACCTTGGTCCGAAACCTGAATTCACCGAACCTGACTTTTCAAACGCAGAGTTGGGGCAACTGCTGTTCTACGATCCGATCCTGTCGGGCAACAAGAACATCAGCTGCGCAACCTGTCATCATCCGAAGCTGGGAACGTCCGACGGGCTTTCACTGGGTATCGGCGAAGGTGGGGCTGGGCTGGGTGGTCAGCGCAAGGTCACACAAGACAACAGACCCGAGCAGCGCATTCCCCGGAACTCGCCCGCGATGTGGAACCTCGGGGCGCTGGAATTCACGACGTTTTTCCATGACGGCCGCCTTGAGACGGACCCGTCACAGCCCAATGGCATCAGAACCCCGTTGGGGACGCATATGAGGCCCGGGTTCAAATCGGCTTTGGCGGCGCAGGCGATGTTTCCGGTGCTGTCACCTGACGAAATGGCGGGGCATTATTCTGAAAACGAGGTGAGCAAGGCCGTACGACTCGGCTTGCTGACCCAAGAGGGTGGCGCCTGGGATCTGATCGCCGCGCGCGTGGCGGCGATACCAGAGTATCAAAGGCGATTTAATGACATTGCGCCCGGAGAAGACATCTCCTTTACCGCAATCGCCAATGTCATTGCCGATTTCATCGCGTTTGAGTGGCGGGCTGACAACAGCCTGTTTGATCGTGCGATGCGAGGCGAAGATAGGCTGCCCGAACAAGCGCAGCTGGGGATGGAGCTGTTCTACGGAAAGGCTGGATGCAGTGCCTGCCATTCCGGCTGGTTCCAGACCGATCACGGGTTCTATTCCATCGCCATGCCTCAGATCGGCCCCGGAAAATCAGCCCGTTTCGAAAATCATGTACGGGATGACGGGCGACTGCGCGTCACGGGCGACGAGGATGATGCGTTCGCATTCCGCACGCCTTCGCTGCGCAACGTGACCCTGACGGCGCCATATGGCCACAGCGGTGCCTACGCACGGCTTGAGGATGTCGTGCGTCATCATCTGGATCCGGTTTCCGCTTTGCGGAACTACGCCATCGAAATGGCTGACCTGCCAGAGTTTTTCGGGGCAGAGGATCAAAAGGCTTTGCTTGATCCCCGGCATGTCGAAGCCATAGCTGCGTCAAACGATCTGGCGCCCATCGACCTGAGTGATGACGAGGTCGATGCCATCCTGAGTTTTCTGGGCACGCTGGAAGATCCGGCAGTTCGGTTGGGTGTTCCCCAATCGGTTCCCAGCGGATTGCCCGTCGATCAATGATCAACGGCTGAGGCGGATCACCTGATTGGCATCTACCTTCTGCCAATCTCCATGTTCACCATCAGGCCAGATCACCCGTACTTCTGCGGTTTCGAGGTCTCCCAGACCAAAGTGGTGGAACCCGGCAATTCCGCTGGCGTGCCCCCCGCCAATGGTCACTTCACGGGTTTGAATGCCCTCGGGCGTCTTGACTTCAATAAAACTGCCGACTGCCTGTCTGTTGGGGTGGCTCTGGCCGAGATCAATCATGAGCCAGTTGCCGGTCGTCGGCTCATTCTGAAAAACCTCGAGGTCCGAGCCGCGATTGACCACCACCAAATCCAGCCATCCATCCCCGTTGAAATCCGCCAGAGC
It encodes the following:
- a CDS encoding aldose epimerase family protein; this encodes MADPKSMPVEQVLLEDGNMSVSLLNYGAITQGWWLGETPLILGYENPQDYLSDPFYLGAMVGRVANRIGGAQFALQGRVHHLTANEGPTTLHGGPSGLSRKYWDIVKTSPNQAVLSLTSPEGEGGFPGEVKFEVHVELTCPRLIYTIRARPDRPTPISIAQHNYYTLGCPEDILDCRLRLRSNRVLELDARSVPSGDISAVGDSVPDFALSRTVGAKGRELDHYFVFDDGGTHDHAVAEVRAPSGLRMNLYSDQPGAQVYAGAHLSGRFSPCAGLCIEPSGYPNAVNVPAFPTVIHTPDNPYQQTLTLEISEERS
- a CDS encoding cytochrome-c peroxidase, whose product is MRLQIAAHAVGIWMSLSVAQAQDLGPKPEFTEPDFSNAELGQLLFYDPILSGNKNISCATCHHPKLGTSDGLSLGIGEGGAGLGGQRKVTQDNRPEQRIPRNSPAMWNLGALEFTTFFHDGRLETDPSQPNGIRTPLGTHMRPGFKSALAAQAMFPVLSPDEMAGHYSENEVSKAVRLGLLTQEGGAWDLIAARVAAIPEYQRRFNDIAPGEDISFTAIANVIADFIAFEWRADNSLFDRAMRGEDRLPEQAQLGMELFYGKAGCSACHSGWFQTDHGFYSIAMPQIGPGKSARFENHVRDDGRLRVTGDEDDAFAFRTPSLRNVTLTAPYGHSGAYARLEDVVRHHLDPVSALRNYAIEMADLPEFFGAEDQKALLDPRHVEAIAASNDLAPIDLSDDEVDAILSFLGTLEDPAVRLGVPQSVPSGLPVDQ